AAGCAGGCCGTCTACCAGGCTTGCGCAGCAATCATCGACGAGGGCGATGAGGTCCTTCTTCCCGCCCCCTACTGGACGACCTACCCGGAGACCATCAAGCTGGCCGGTGGCGTCCCAGTTCCCGTCGTCGCAGACATCACTTCCGACTACAAGGTCACTGTCGAAGCCCTCGAGGCCGCGCGAACTGACAAGACGATCGCCCTCGTCTTCTGCTCGCCATCCAACCCGACGGGCGCCGTGTACTCACCCGAAGAGGTCAAGGCAATTGGCGAATGGGCACTTGAGAACGGTATCTGGGTTCTTTCCGACGACATCTACGAAGCCCTCTCATACGATGGGGTCGAGGTCGTTCCCATGTACCGCGCCGTCCCCGAAATCGCCGACCAGCTCATCGTGTTGAACGGTGTCGCCAAGTCGTACGCAATGACGGGGTGGCGCGTGGGCTGGATGGTTGGCCCCACCGACGTCATCAAAGCCGCGGGAGCCCTGCAGTCCCACCTCACCTCAAACGTCAACAACATCGCCCAGAAGGCCGCGTTGGAAGCACTGACAGGCCCGCAGGAAGCGGTTGGGGAAATGCGCGAGGCCTTTGACCGCCGCCGCAAGTTGATCGTTTCAATGCTCCAGGAGATTGAAGCATTCGACACCCCGATGCCGCAGGGAGCCTTCTACGTTTACTCTTCGGTCGAGGGCGCCCTCGGCAAAGAAATCAACGGGAGGGTCGCCAACACGTCCTCGGAACTTGCGGACCTGATCCTCGATGAGGCCCTAGTTGCCGTTGTTCCCGGCGAAGCCTTCGGGACGCCGGGCTACATTCGCCTCTCCTACGCGGTTTCCGACGAGGATCTGGTTGAGGGCATCTCGCGCCTTCAAGCCCTGTTCGCCTAACCGGCAAGGTGCCAGCAAGATCACGACTTCCTGCTGGCACCTCTTGTGCCAAACTTGACGCATGAGTCACGCGCATAGGCATCCGGAACTTTTCTCTTCTCGCTCACCCGAGGACGTCCCCCGCGGAACCGTCCTGCTAGCCCACGGTTTCGGCGAGCACCGAGGACGATATGACCGGTTCATCCATGCGCTCAACAAAGCGGGCTTTGACGCTTGGACATTCGACTTCACGGGCCACGGCACCTCCCCCGGCAGACGCTCACGCGTAGATGTTGGCGCCCTCATCGGTGAGCACCTTGATGCGCGCCGGGACGTCCTCGAACGGTCCCGCACCTCTGATCTTCTTTTTTTTGGGCACTCCATGGGTGGCCTCATCACCCTGGCTTCCACGCTACTTTCACCGGCGCGTGTGGGTGCTGTTGCGGTGACGGGGCCCGCGCTGCGCCCCCTGCCACACATCAATGAAACGGTTGCGACACTGGGGGCGAGGGTGGGTTCACTGCTCCCCTTCCTCGACTCGGTCGCGTTGGACACGGAGCTGCTCTCCCGCGACCCCCAGGTTGTTGCGGACTACGAGGCAGATCCCAGCGTCTACCACGGCAAAGTCCCCCTCATCACGGGTGCTTCCATGGCGGTGCAGGGTCGCCAGGTGATTCGCCACGCGAACCTTCTGGCCCGCCCCACCCTGATCCTTCACGGCGGAGATGATGGCTTGGCTTCCTTTGAGGGTTCGGTTGAGTTCGCTGAAAGGGCCGGTGATCTGGTCGAACTTGTCACGTTCGAGGGCGCCTACCACGAACTACTCAACGAACCTGAGCAGGACACTTACACCCGGGCAATCGTTGACTGGTTTGCCAAGTGGTCGTAGGGCCACAGACTTCTAGGCCGCGGCTCACCAGCCTTCCGAAGGCGCACCTTCACCTCCACTTCACGGGGTCCATGCGGCCCGCCACCATGCTGGAGTTGGCAGACAAGCAGGGGTTACGACTTCCCGCGCACCTGCTTGAAGAAGACCCACTCACGGTTCCCGCCGATGCCCGCGGGTGGTTCCGCTTCCAACGTTCCTACGACTCCGCCAGGTCTCTGGTTCGGTCCGAGGACGTCATGCGCAGGGTGGTTCGTGAGGCAGCCGAGGACGATGCTGCCGAAGGGTCTGTGCGCTTGGAGATCCAGGTTGATCCGACCTCGTACGCCCCGTTTATCGGGGGGTTGACGCCCGCCCTCGAAATCATCCTTGACGAGGCCAAAGCGGCTACGAAGGCAACGGGAGTTGAGGTTGGCGTGATTGTCGCCGCCTCTCGGACACGGCACCCTTTGGATGCGCGGGTGCTGGCCCGGCTCGCTGCCCAGTACGCCGGGGATCAACCCGGGGAGGTGATCGGGTTCGGCCTCTCCAATGATGAACGCATGGGATCAACCGCCGAGTTCGCTAACGCCTTCCAGATCGCCAAGCGTGCAGGGTTAAGTCTGGTACCTCACGGCGGTGAACTGCTGGGGCCCCAGTCTGTGCGCGAGGTCGTCAACCACCTGGCACCCCAACGTCTAGGACATGGCGTGCGGGCAAGTGAGGACCCCGAACTTCTGCACCGGCTGGTTGATGACGGGATTGCGTTTGAGATTTGTCCGGCCTCGAACGTTTCGCTGGGCGTCTTCTCTGACCCCGCGAGTCTTCCCCTGCGGTCTTTCGTTGATGCGGGAGCCACGGTCGCGCTGAGCGCGGACGACCCCCTACTGTTCCGGTCACGCCTTGTCGACCAGTACGTCACAGTGCGCGATGTGCACGGGTTCAGCGCGGGGCAGATCGCGGACCTAGCGCGGGACAGCATCACAGCCTCCCGAGCGTCTGACGCCTCCAAACGGAAGTGGCTCACCAAAGTTGGCGACTGGGAGGACGAGGGCGCAGCACTCTAAGCAGGCGGGATCTGCGCCGTCCACGGCGAGAGCCAGAGGATTGCCACGCCCACCAGGGCGAACACTAACGCGTCGAACCACCTGTTGCGGGCAGAAAACCACGGGCGTCCCGGCCAGGCTCCACGAAGAAACCCCATCATCACCATGCCGGATCCAAGCAGGACAGCAGCGACATGAGGGCGTTCCAATAGGGCAAGAACGACGACGGCGAGCACCCCGAGCACTGCTGCAACAGCGGTGACGATTCCGAAGATCATAGAGGCCTCTCTAGAGGGCCCCGTGGTCTTTGGCCCCGCCTCGGAATGCTTGCTATCGGGCCAGATGTCGGAATCCGGGCCCTGCGCTGGTGGTGGGACTACAAGTGGGTCAGAATCTCCCATTGCTACCCTTTCCGACCTCATCATAAGCTTCGTTGTCACTAACATCAGTATCGTCGACTGACGCCTGGATGGCATCTGCGCCAGTACTATCCACACCTTCGCCCTCGTCCGCAGAGCGAGCTTCGCGGAACGAGCCAAACCCTTCCTTGGCACGCCTGCGAGTCTCCGGGTGTAGGGCAACCCCAACAGCCAACGCAACGCATCCCACCAGGCCTGTCGTCACCAGCCACGCGTCAGGTGTGGGGCCGAGGGCGGCCAGGAGGTTCTCCCCAAGTGAGCCGCGCGATGCGCTCATCCACACGTACATCGCCGCAGCGAAGGATGCGAGGGCGACAGCGCCACGCCGGGAGGCGTCAACAAGGGATAACCGCGATGTCACGACGGAAAACACCACGCCAAGCCCAACTCCGCCGAGGGCGAGCAGTGCGGGCACCCACGCCCCCGGCGCGGTGGTGGGGATGGTCGCGACTATGGGGAGAAAGATGGTCTCGTTGGGGGCAACCACGTGAGCGGAAGATACCAATCCCCCAACCACGGAGAAACCTGCACCCGACACCCAAGCAATGGCACAAGCCATAAACATGGGAAGATACATGGCTTGCATGGCTCCAAGACCAAAGTTTCCGGCACTGCTGAACCCAAATAGCTCTGTCGTAGCGATAACTTCCGGCCAGGATACGGCCAATGCAATCCCAAGGACTGTTAGACCCACCGCCGCGACTGCCGCCAGCCACGAGAGGCCGATGAGTGTCCCCGACCACACCCAACGGAGCCTTTTCGCCCAGCGTGGGAAGGTTTCTGTTTGCCGCGCAACCGCCCACCCCACGGCGATCAAGGAGATGAGTCCCGCGCCAACTAGGGCGCGCCAGAGGACGACCTGGGCGCCGGAAGCGGTGAGGACTATCAGCACTGTCAGCAGGTAGAACGGGATCGAAGTCCACAGCGCTGCGGACCCGAAGTTGCGGCCCGACAGGAGGAGGGCTCTGAACACCACCACCTGTATCAGCGTCCACAGAAGCGGAATGATGCTGACAGTCACCCCGTAGAAAACCGCGGGTGATCCAAGGGTCATCGCCCAGAATTCAGTGCCGCTACGGCCTGCTTCCCCAATCGACGTGTCACTGAGCCAGGCGTTGGAAGAGTCAGCCAAGAAGCCAACGGCGACTGCCAACGCGGGGATCAACCACCCGAGTAGGGCTGCCTCAATGCCTGCGAGGGCGCTGCGGGCCCAACCTGAAGGCAGCGTGACCGTGAAGGTGGGGCGCTCGCTCTTCCACGTGGGGTGCGTTGCGCCCGCTTCCACGGGTGTCTGCGTGTCGCTGTCAGTACTCATTCCCTCTATCTTCGTTGCAGCTGGGGGGCTTGAGCACCGTTGCTCGCGGCATGTCTTGTTACTGGTGGATCTCCCGGTATACAGCGCGTGCCAGATCGGCGGTCTGGCTGGGGGTTCGACCCACCGCCACACCGACGGCTTCCAGCGCTTCTTTCTTGGCTTCGGCGGTGCCCGACGAGCCTGAAACGATTGCTCCCGCGTGCCCCATGGTCTTACCTTCGGGTGCTGTGAATCCGGCGACATACCCAACGACAGGTTTGGTGACGTTTGCCGCAATGTATTCGGCGGCCCGTTCTTCAGCATCACCACCGATCTCACCGATGAGGACGATCACTTCGGTGTCTGGATCCTCTTGGAAAGCCTTCAGAGCATCAATGTGGGTGGTGCCCACCACCGGGTCCCCGCCGATACCAATACAGGTTGTGAAACCAATGTCTGAGAGTTCATACATCATCTGGTAGGTGAGGGTTCCCGACTTGGAAACCAGTCCGATGCCACCCGGCCCCGTGATGTCAGCGGGAGTGATTCCCACGTTCGACTTACCGGGGCTGATGATGCCTGGACAGTTGGGCCCAATCAGACGCACACCCTTTTCCAGCGCGTGGGTGACGAAGGCTACCGAGTCTGCGACTGGGATACCTTCCGTGATGACGACAACGAGGTCCAGATCGGCGTCGATCGCTTCAATCACTGCACCCTTGGCAAATGCGGGGGGCACAAATACTACGGATACCGTGGCTCCCGTGGCTTCTTTGGCTTCCGCAACCGTGCCAAAAACGGGGACGTCGACGCTCCCGGACTCAATCAGGCCCATGTCTTCCATGGGACCGTATCCAACGACGTCAAACTGTACGGATACCCCGGCTTTGCGGGGGTTTACTCCGGCAACGACTTTGGTTCCAGAATCAAGCATGCGCTGTGTGTGCTTCATGCCTTCCGAGCCTGTCATTCCCTGAACGATGACTCGGTCAGTTTCGGTTAGAAAAATGGCCATCTCCGGTTACATCCCCCTGCTTGCTGTGAACTCTACGGAAACCTCCGCGTCATCTCGCCCCAGTGCGAGACCCGCTAGGCGGGCAGCTTCTGCAGCTGCCAAGTCCATGGTGTCAACCATGGTGACCAGTGGAAGACCTGCTTCGGCTAGGATTTCCCGCCCTTCAACAACCGAGTTGCCATCCAGACGGACAACGATCGGCTTTGTAGCGCTGTCTCCCAGGATCTCGAGGGCGCCGACAATGCCCCGCGCCACCTCATCACACGCTGTGATCCCGCCAAAGACGTTGACGAAGACGGACTGGACTTGCTCATCACCCAGAATGACGCCCAGGCCCTTAGCCATCACCTCGGCGGATGCTCCGCCACCGATGTCTAGGAAGTTCGCGGGTTTCACGCCGTAGTCTTCGCCAGCCATGGCGACAACGTCGAGGGTGGACATCACGAGGCCCGCACCGTTGCCGATGATGCCGACTTCTCCGTCGAGGCGTACGTAGTTCAACCCGGCTTCTTGAGCCTGCACTTCAAGTGCGTCGTCGGAGCGGCGATCCGCAAGTGCCGCGTGGGCGGCATGTCGGAAGGATGCGTTGTCGTCAAGGGAGATTTTGCCATCCAGGGCAATGATGCGGCCATCGACTGTCTTGACCAGGGGGTTGACCTCAACCAGGGTCGCGTCCTCGCCCTTGTAGACCTTCCAAAGGCTGACGAGGACGGGGGCGAGGGGGCTGGCTTCATCTTCTGAGAAGCCAGCCTTGGAAAGGATGTCGAGGGCGACCTCTTCGTTGATGCCGACGGTCGGGCTCAGTTCGACGCGGGCCAATGCTTCGGGGCGTTCTTTCGCCAACGTTTCGATGTCCATGCCACCCTCTTTGGAACACATGGCGATGTCGCACCGCTCAGCACGGTCCAGAAGGATTGAGAAGTAATACTCTTCTGCGATGTCGGCCCCCGCCACGACGAGGACGGAGTAGACGGTGTGCCCGCGGATGTCCATGCCGAGGATTTGCGACGCCCACTCTTCGGCCTCGTCGGCGCTCCAGGCGAGCTTCACCCCACCGGCTTTACCGCGGCCGCCAATCTTCACCTGTGCTTTGACGACCACGGGGAACTCCCCGATTGTCTCGGCAGCTTCCCTCACCTCCTTGGCGGTGGTGCACACAATGCCCGTCAGGACAGGCACACCGTGGGCGTCAAAAATATCTTTGGCCTGGTATTCGTAAAGGTCCACTCCGTTGTTCCCTTCTTGGCTGTTGACATACCGCGTCGGTTGGGTTGGCGCTCCCGTAACTTTCGTGGCGCCACCTCTAGCCCCCTCAAAGATAGCGTTTCGGGACTGTCTTTGCAGAACTCTTCACGACAAAAGTCCCAGAGCCTAGAGCTTTGTGAGGGGAGCCATACGCAGGAGGAGACGCTTGGTGGCACTGTCGAAGGCAATCTTGGCAACCGCGGAACGACCGGAGCCTTCGGTGCCAACAACAACGCCTTCACCAAGGGTTGCGTGCATGACGCGATCCCCGACGGTCAGCGACAGTGTTGGTGCGTCTTCTTCAGCCGAGGAAGCCCTTCCGGCACCTCCGCCAGACCTCGCGGATGTTTCCGCCCCGAATCCACCCGGCCTCGACCCTTTCGTGCCGCGCCCCGCCGAACCTGTGCCGCTGAAGCTCCCGCGACCGCCGGAGCCACCGCGACTTCCTGAACCCCACGACCCCGAAGTCCCGGATCCAATGATTGGTCCGCCATCATCGTCGCCGTATCCACCCCACTCGCTGGCCTCGAATGAGCGTTGGCGCGCCCGCTCATGGGCGCTCTTCCACATCTTTTCCTGCGTGGACTCGCTACGAACCTCAACTGCTTCAGCTGGAAGGTCATCAAGGAACCGCGAAGGAGGCATGTGTTCAACAGAGCCCCAAGCGCTACGGGTTGCGGCTCGCGTCAGGTACAGCTGCTTTTGCGCCCTCGTCAGAGCCACGTACGCAAGTCGGCGTTCCTCTGCCAGTTCACTTTCATCATCCATAGACCGCTTGTGTGGGAATGTGCCGTCTTCAAGTCCGGTGACAAACACGTAGGGGAACTCGAGGCCCTTGGCGGTGTGAACGGTCATGAGGGTAACTTGGCCCCTGCGTTCCGCTTCGCCTGGGATCTGATCTGCATCGGCAACCAGTGCAATGCGTTCGAGGAAGGCCCCGAGGTCTGCGGCGTCAACACTTCCTTCATTTGCAAAGTCTTCCGCAACTGAAACCAACTCAGCCAAGTTCTCGACGCGTGAGGCATCCTGCGGATCTGTTGAGGCACGAAGCCCTGCGAGGTATCCGGTTGAGTCCAGGATCTTCTCAAGAATCACCGCGGGCGTCTCACCTGCGGCATCGAGGGCGCGCATCTCCTCAAGCAGGCCCCAATACTGAGCGGCCGATGCGCGAGCGCGCGGTGCCAGCCCTTCAACTGGCCGTTCGCTGGACTCGGTTGTGTCCGCAAGCGCTCCACCAAAGGACAATCCATACCTGTCCGCGTGTGCCGCGATGGCGGCTTGCGCACTGTCACCGATGCCACGCTTGGGGGTGTTGATGGTGCGCCGCAGTGCGACGGTGTTGTCAGGATTGACGACTGCCTGCAGGTAGGCCAGGGCATCTTTGACTTCGAGGCGCTCGTAGAACCGGGTGCCACCAACGATCTTGTAGGGAATCCCGGAGCGGAGCAGCATTTCTTCAATGACACGTGACTGGGCGTTAGTGCGATAGAAGATTGCAATGTCGCCCCAGTCGACATTCTTGACATCGAGGGAGCGCAGCTCAGAAATGATCAGTCGCGCTTCATCGTGTTCTGAGTCCCCTGCTTCCAGAGCGACAAGTGGACCTTTGCCAGCGGCGGTCCACAGGTTCTTTGCTCTGCGGCCTCGGTTGCGAGAGATTACGGCATTCGCGGCATCAAGTATGTTCTGGGTGGAGCGGTAGTTTTGCTCAAGTAGGACGGTCGTCGCGTTCTTGTAGTCCTGCTCGAATTCTTCAATGTTGCGAATGGAAGCGCCGCGGAAAGCATAGATCGACTGGTCTGAGTCCCCAACAACAGTCAGTTGTGCAGGTTCCACGCCGTCACTGCCGTCACCGACAAGTTCGCGAACGAGGACGTACTGGGCGTGGTTCGTGTCCTGGTATTCGTCAACCATGATTTGGCGGAAGCGGCGATGGTATGCCTCTGCAATCCCCGGATGCTTCTGCAGCATTTCTACCGTCAACATGATCAGGTCGTCGAAGTCGAGGGCGTTGGCTTGGCGAAGTCTCTTGTTGTACTCCTTATAGGCCTTAGCGACCATCTGTGAGATGGGGTCGGATGGGGCGGTTTCAGTGTATTGTCCAGGCCCGATCAGTTCGTTCTTCAGGTCTGAGATTCGACCCGAAACCATGCGTGGGGTGAAGCGTTTGGTATCCACGCCATGGTCCTTGAGCACCATGGAGAGCAGACGTTGTGAATCCTGCATGTCGTAGATGCTGAACGTTGACTTCAAGCCCACGGCATCATGATGCTCGCGCAGGATGCGAACGCATGCGGAGTGGAAGGTCGACACCCAAACCCGTCGCCCCTCTGGCCCGATTAGCTTCGCTGTTCGTTCGCGCATTTCGGCGGCGGCCTTGTTTGTGAAGGTGATTGCAAGGATCTCGCCAGGGCGGGCCTGGTGCGTTTGCAGGATATAGGCAATGCGGTGTGTGAGGACGCGGGTCTTCCCAGAGCCGGCACCGGCCATGATCAGAAGCGGCGTCCCGCTGTGTTGAACGGCACGTGCTTGGGCTTCGTTCAGGCCGGTGAGCACGTCAAGGGATGAGGCCCCGTCCGGGCGGGAGGCGGTAGCGGCACCAAACGGGGCTACCCCGTCCGATCCGGAGACGGCACCAAACGGCGACACCTCGTCCTCGACTGCGGGGTGGGCTTCGAAAAGAAAGTTCTGGATGTCCATGGCCCCTCTACCTTAGAGCAGGCTTCCGACATCTTCGCACCGCGTCGCCACACTCTGCCCCGGCACAGGCACCCACACCCACACATCACTTCGCCACAGGGGCTGCAGCGTCAGTGATGGAAACCTGAGTGCCAGCGACGGGGACTTGGATGCCAGCGACGGGGACTTGGATGCCCGGCCGCTCGGGGCACCCGAGCATCACGGAGCCGGGTGCGCCTAACGGAGCGGGTTATGCCTAACGGAGCGAGTTTGGCTCCATTTGGCCTTGAATCACACCGTTATGCATGCCAAACTCGCTCCGTTAGGCATAACCCGCTCCGTTATGACGTGGGGTAGCGCCAGCACCAACCTCAACAACAAGAAAACACCAGCCCGCCGACTCCAAACAGCCTGGCAGCCCGCGAACGTATACATTTCGCGGAATGCCCTGATGACCACCCCACAACCCAGGGCCACGCCAGCGGAATGCCCCACGCCTCAGCCCACCCTGCAGGAAGACCGAGCTGCTTGGTCCCCCGCAGGCTCCTCGGAGCTGCGCAGGTAGAAACGAGCACTCAACAACGCAATGAACTCGACCTGCGGGGGACCGAGGCGCCGAGACGGGACCAAGCAGTCTGATACTCCTGCGGGGTGGCGCGCTTCACCAGGTTCACGAATCAAGCTCAGCCGAGGACAAGTTGTTGTCACAGGATCGCAGCCGGGGTCATACCCAAGGTCGCTGGCGAAGTTCAGTCGGCGCCCTCGTTGGAGCGCCTCCCCTAGCACCACGCGCCCTGGAGCGACTCGCGCCCAAATGTATATGTGGGGAACCAAACCACCTCTGGGGTACGCACCCCAGACGCACATTTCGCCCCAACGCATACATTCCGCGGAATGGCGTGGGCGGGGCCGAGGGGGAGTCGGGCGAGGCGGAATGGCGAGGCCGTTGGCGACGGCAGGCAGCGGCGGCCGAGGCCGTCGGCGGCAATCCTAGCGGTGGTTGGGCGGGGTCGGGTCGGACTCCCCTACTTGTCGCGCAAGGCCTTCACCAACCGCGCCGTATCCGCAACGGTCATGTCAGGCAAATAGGCGTGACCAATAGCCAACCCAACCGTCGCGAGTGAACCCACATCCGGCATGCTCAGGTACACCGGAGTGTATGTCGGCCGGAACTTCGCCTTGAACTGCAACAGTGACCGGAAGCCGTACACCGGCTCCAAGTTCTTGCCCAAGATCTCAAGAATGAAGTCGAGGGCGGCCGACGACGAGCCCGCCTCAACGTCCTCGTCCGCCACACTATCCGCGTTCTTAGCCGGCTGAGCCTTCGCAAGCGGCGCGCCCGACAGCGACAGAATCTGGTAGTTTTCCTGCTGCGCCCACAGCGCCGCCTGAGCAATCATGTACTCCATGGCTGGGCGGAAACCATCATCACGTCGTCGCATGAAGTCAAGCGTCCACCCGATGATTTTCCCTTGCTCATAGACGGGCATCCACGAGGTCGCCCCGTGTAGCTTGTCGTCCTCGTCCACTGCAAGTAGCAGCATCACATCGGGGTCATCCAGTTCATCGACCCCACCCAGGGTGAAGCCCATCTCGGGTAGTCCTTTTCCGGAGGCCCACTGCTCAGACATCGCCTCAATCTGCATGGCCAGGTCCGGCGGGCATTCCTGCCAGGTCGTCCACACCGGGCGGATCCCTTCTTTCGTCCCCCGGTTGAGCGCCGTGCGGATTCCTTGGAATGACTTCCCCTTGAAGGCGAGTCCCGGTAGTTCGAGGACAGTTTCCTCTGCCACCTGCAGTCTGGGCCAACCCAACGAGTCAGTAACCTCGGTGACCGGTCCGTGCACGGAGTAGAAAGCTGGAATCATGCCCTGGGAAGAACAGAAGTCCGCGAACTCCTTCATTACCTCTTCCAAGTCTTCAGGATGCGCCGCCGGGTCCGTCACCGTCAGGGCAACGCCAAGATCAGAACGGTAGGCCACTCCGGCCTCGTACTTTTGCGACTCCCAGAAGTCGTTGCCCTCCCACGTCGACATCCACGCCATGGTCCCGGCGTTGGTGGCGCGAACAATCTCCTTGTAGCGCTCGCGCTCAGCCGCGTTCGGCAGCGCCCGCTTTCCAAAGGAAATCAAGAGAAGGACGATCGCCGCCAGCCACGGCAGAATAGCGAGCCAGTCGGTAGCCCGCGACAGCCACATGGAATCACTCTGGAACTGCGGGGATATCAGGTAGAGAGCCGGAACCGGCAGAAGCCTCACAAAGAAGTCCCCAACCAACCCAAACAGCGTGGCTTCCGGAGTGAATGTGTGCCGCATCGTAAGGCCCACGGCAACATAAATGACGAGGACGATGGTGGTGAGCACACCCAATCGGGTCCAGAACCTCGTGTTTGTGCCAGCGGCTGCTTTCACCGTGAAGAGCCGGCGGTTCGCCGCCACTAGGAGCAGCAGGGTCAACGGAACCACAATCGGGATGATGAGACGGGCGGAAGGCACACCGCCCTCGTTCATCCCCAGCGACTCCGCGACAGCGTCGAAGCCGCTGACCGAGGCCCGGACGACCACAAGGTGTGCGATGGCCAGCAGCGCCGATCCGCCCTGAATGACCATGGTGCCCCAGAATGCAGCCCTCCGCCCGCCGCGCAAGCCCCAGGCCAGCACAAGCTGTACCAGCAGCGGCAAAATGGGCAACAACCTTGCGGCGAAGCCCGTGGATCGCAGCATGTACGACATATGAGCGCATTGGGCTTCCATGCCGGCCGTGTTACAGACCTGGGCGACGTCTTCCTCGTTGACGTCAAGGAGCAGATCACCTCGCAGGTTTGCCAGAGCGCCCACCATATCTGGGGAACGCAGCGCCATCAACGTCCCAATCGTCACGCCGGCCACGATGATCGCAATCAGTACGCGCCCTTCACGTCGCGTTCCTGTCAGGCCACGCCGGTCGCGGTTCTTCCCCCACAGAACAAAGCCAATAGCCCAGCCGATGACGCCCGCGAGCAGCGAGGCGATTGAGTCGATCGACCCTGAGAAAAGCACGGCGACGCCAAGGATGGTGAACAGGACGATCTGGATTCGCCTGCGCCACAGCGTGTCCAAACGGATGGAAACCGCCAGCGCCGTACCAACGAGAAGTCCGGTGATCCCAGAGATGTACTGGGGCGCCAATGCCTCGGCCCACTGGCGATCAACGAGGGAAATGACCTGGGCACCCCCCAGGGCCAGCGCGGTTCCCGCCCAGGCGGACCCAAGCCCCACCAGTGCGTACCACTGAGAGGTAATCTTGCGTTCCACCCACGCGCCCAGACTGAGGAGTAGAACCACATCTACAACAAGGTGAACCCAAGTCGAAGTCCACACCACGGAGGTAAAGACCGTCCACCACGGCTCACCCACCCCGCTTGCCACGTTCCACATCAGGGCATCTGAGCCAACGATCTGGGCGACCACCCTAACAACGACCATGAGGGCCGCAAGCGCCATCGACACTGGTGCTGCCCACACCCATTTTCCGTAGCGGGTAATCCACGGACCAACCTGACTGGCCCATCCCTTCCTGTCAGGTTCAGTGGCTTCTGGATTCTGGCTAGTGCTTTCCGACACAGCGTTTCCTCCGCTAGTTGAGATCTGGGCACCCGTGTGGGGAACTTCTACCAATGCATTCTATGATGCACTTCCCACATTGCCGCCGCGGGGCAGGTAGATTTGCCTGTGGACCAGTTAGGTGGGTGACGTTTTTGACTGACAGAGCAGATACCCCCAATCCACTGCACCAGGAAGACACGGGTTCGTTCGAGGGACGCCGAAGCGAGATGACGCTTCAAGATGGGCGGCGTATCGAGTGGCGAGAGTTTGGGGCCGAGGACGGCTTCCCGATCCTCTACTTTCACGGCACCCCCGGTTCTTCTGTCGAGGGCGGGGTGTTCGAGGACGCTGCCCGCTCAAGGAAAGCACGCATCATCGCGGTTGATCGCCCAGGCGTCGGTCGGTCCGACTTTCTTCTTGACCGGCAGGTGGTCGATTGGCCGGGCGACGTCCACCAAATCACGGACCACCTCAACCTGGTGAAGTTCTCCATTGTCGGCTGGTCGGGGGGTGGGCCGTACTCGCTGGTGTGCGGACCAAAACTCCGCAAACACCTCTACCGCATTGGCCTGGTCGCCCCTCAGACTGAACGCGCGGTCCTCAACAACGACTTGGAGCGGTGGGCAAGCAGAATCTGGATGCCAGCCCTCAAGGCACTCACTCGGGTGCCACGCGTTGGTGAGTCCATTTTGGAACTGTCCTTCCGCCTCTCCGACAAGCACCGACAGAAGCGCCCAGACCAGCGCATCTATCGAAGGGTCTTCGCACGCTCCCATCGTCACGCCCAAGAGGTCTCAAGCCGCGGGGTCGTT
This genomic stretch from Schaalia sp. JY-X169 harbors:
- a CDS encoding ATP-dependent helicase — protein: MDIQNFLFEAHPAVEDEVSPFGAVSGSDGVAPFGAATASRPDGASSLDVLTGLNEAQARAVQHSGTPLLIMAGAGSGKTRVLTHRIAYILQTHQARPGEILAITFTNKAAAEMRERTAKLIGPEGRRVWVSTFHSACVRILREHHDAVGLKSTFSIYDMQDSQRLLSMVLKDHGVDTKRFTPRMVSGRISDLKNELIGPGQYTETAPSDPISQMVAKAYKEYNKRLRQANALDFDDLIMLTVEMLQKHPGIAEAYHRRFRQIMVDEYQDTNHAQYVLVRELVGDGSDGVEPAQLTVVGDSDQSIYAFRGASIRNIEEFEQDYKNATTVLLEQNYRSTQNILDAANAVISRNRGRRAKNLWTAAGKGPLVALEAGDSEHDEARLIISELRSLDVKNVDWGDIAIFYRTNAQSRVIEEMLLRSGIPYKIVGGTRFYERLEVKDALAYLQAVVNPDNTVALRRTINTPKRGIGDSAQAAIAAHADRYGLSFGGALADTTESSERPVEGLAPRARASAAQYWGLLEEMRALDAAGETPAVILEKILDSTGYLAGLRASTDPQDASRVENLAELVSVAEDFANEGSVDAADLGAFLERIALVADADQIPGEAERRGQVTLMTVHTAKGLEFPYVFVTGLEDGTFPHKRSMDDESELAEERRLAYVALTRAQKQLYLTRAATRSAWGSVEHMPPSRFLDDLPAEAVEVRSESTQEKMWKSAHERARQRSFEASEWGGYGDDDGGPIIGSGTSGSWGSGSRGGSGGRGSFSGTGSAGRGTKGSRPGGFGAETSARSGGGAGRASSAEEDAPTLSLTVGDRVMHATLGEGVVVGTEGSGRSAVAKIAFDSATKRLLLRMAPLTKL
- the sucC gene encoding ADP-forming succinate--CoA ligase subunit beta, which translates into the protein MDLYEYQAKDIFDAHGVPVLTGIVCTTAKEVREAAETIGEFPVVVKAQVKIGGRGKAGGVKLAWSADEAEEWASQILGMDIRGHTVYSVLVVAGADIAEEYYFSILLDRAERCDIAMCSKEGGMDIETLAKERPEALARVELSPTVGINEEVALDILSKAGFSEDEASPLAPVLVSLWKVYKGEDATLVEVNPLVKTVDGRIIALDGKISLDDNASFRHAAHAALADRRSDDALEVQAQEAGLNYVRLDGEVGIIGNGAGLVMSTLDVVAMAGEDYGVKPANFLDIGGGASAEVMAKGLGVILGDEQVQSVFVNVFGGITACDEVARGIVGALEILGDSATKPIVVRLDGNSVVEGREILAEAGLPLVTMVDTMDLAAAEAARLAGLALGRDDAEVSVEFTASRGM
- a CDS encoding bifunctional lysylphosphatidylglycerol flippase/synthetase MprF, encoding MSESTSQNPEATEPDRKGWASQVGPWITRYGKWVWAAPVSMALAALMVVVRVVAQIVGSDALMWNVASGVGEPWWTVFTSVVWTSTWVHLVVDVVLLLSLGAWVERKITSQWYALVGLGSAWAGTALALGGAQVISLVDRQWAEALAPQYISGITGLLVGTALAVSIRLDTLWRRRIQIVLFTILGVAVLFSGSIDSIASLLAGVIGWAIGFVLWGKNRDRRGLTGTRREGRVLIAIIVAGVTIGTLMALRSPDMVGALANLRGDLLLDVNEEDVAQVCNTAGMEAQCAHMSYMLRSTGFAARLLPILPLLVQLVLAWGLRGGRRAAFWGTMVIQGGSALLAIAHLVVVRASVSGFDAVAESLGMNEGGVPSARLIIPIVVPLTLLLLVAANRRLFTVKAAAGTNTRFWTRLGVLTTIVLVIYVAVGLTMRHTFTPEATLFGLVGDFFVRLLPVPALYLISPQFQSDSMWLSRATDWLAILPWLAAIVLLLISFGKRALPNAAERERYKEIVRATNAGTMAWMSTWEGNDFWESQKYEAGVAYRSDLGVALTVTDPAAHPEDLEEVMKEFADFCSSQGMIPAFYSVHGPVTEVTDSLGWPRLQVAEETVLELPGLAFKGKSFQGIRTALNRGTKEGIRPVWTTWQECPPDLAMQIEAMSEQWASGKGLPEMGFTLGGVDELDDPDVMLLLAVDEDDKLHGATSWMPVYEQGKIIGWTLDFMRRRDDGFRPAMEYMIAQAALWAQQENYQILSLSGAPLAKAQPAKNADSVADEDVEAGSSSAALDFILEILGKNLEPVYGFRSLLQFKAKFRPTYTPVYLSMPDVGSLATVGLAIGHAYLPDMTVADTARLVKALRDK